A genomic region of Acidobacteriota bacterium contains the following coding sequences:
- a CDS encoding class I SAM-dependent methyltransferase, translating to MKAQFLANLIVAIAEWLAKRSLRVQRLLNVIFERLYVSKWLNQPPAAHPRFTPEQMIARTDTFNAASDRYFAEHEDLPFLLGKPYTDTEHFARRLFDMGVLAHWLRLAPGDVVMELGAGTCWLLHFLNRYGCPTIAVDVSPAALEMGRELFQRDPLVNWDLDPQFLPYDGHRIPLPDGHVDRIILYDAFHHIPNQEEILREMARVLNDGGVVAMREPAAGHSRTEESRREMDTWDVLENDIDVAELEPRALACGFSRMTVVPIDLPLSIEVPASRLPDFLAGRELRHYWALLATAMQSSTYIVLYKGEYQPTTRSPDNPRARIEPAVEDVRVTAGEPLELRVGLTNTGDTRWLSGAPDRRGATQLGAQLHHAAARAGIDADWSRTPLPHDVAPGGQVTLNLVLPAIETPGEYRIVLDVIAEHVCWFGERGSPTAEVPLTVL from the coding sequence ATGAAGGCGCAGTTTCTCGCCAACCTCATCGTCGCCATTGCCGAGTGGCTGGCGAAGCGATCACTCCGCGTCCAGAGACTGCTGAACGTCATCTTCGAGCGGCTCTACGTATCGAAATGGCTGAACCAACCGCCCGCCGCGCACCCGCGATTCACGCCGGAACAGATGATCGCCCGCACCGACACGTTCAACGCCGCCTCCGACCGCTACTTCGCCGAACACGAGGATCTACCCTTCCTGCTCGGCAAGCCCTACACCGACACGGAACACTTCGCCCGCCGGTTGTTCGACATGGGCGTACTCGCCCACTGGCTCCGTCTCGCGCCGGGCGACGTGGTGATGGAGCTCGGGGCCGGAACCTGCTGGCTGCTCCACTTCCTCAACCGGTACGGCTGTCCGACCATCGCGGTCGACGTGTCCCCTGCCGCGCTCGAGATGGGACGCGAGCTCTTCCAGCGCGACCCCCTCGTCAACTGGGATCTCGATCCACAGTTCCTGCCCTACGACGGTCACCGGATCCCGCTGCCGGATGGCCACGTGGATCGGATCATCCTGTACGACGCGTTCCATCACATCCCGAACCAGGAGGAGATCCTCCGGGAGATGGCGCGTGTCCTCAATGACGGCGGCGTCGTGGCGATGCGAGAGCCGGCCGCCGGGCACAGCCGCACCGAGGAGAGCCGGCGCGAGATGGACACCTGGGACGTGCTGGAGAACGACATCGACGTCGCGGAGCTGGAACCGCGCGCCCTTGCCTGCGGATTCAGCCGGATGACCGTGGTCCCCATCGACCTGCCGCTGTCGATCGAGGTGCCGGCCTCCCGGCTGCCCGATTTTCTCGCGGGACGGGAACTGCGCCACTACTGGGCGCTGTTGGCGACCGCGATGCAGTCGTCGACCTACATCGTGCTCTACAAGGGCGAATACCAACCCACGACCCGCAGCCCCGACAACCCGCGGGCACGCATCGAGCCGGCGGTGGAAGACGTCCGGGTGACGGCCGGGGAGCCCCTGGAGCTTCGCGTGGGGCTGACCAACACCGGCGATACGCGCTGGCTGTCGGGTGCGCCCGACCGCCGCGGCGCCACCCAGCTTGGCGCGCAGCTCCACCACGCCGCCGCCCGCGCCGGCATCGACGCGGATTGGTCCCGCACACCACTGCCCCACGATGTCGCGCCGGGCGGGCAGGTGACGCTGAACCTCGTCCTGCCCGCTATCGAAACGCCCGGGGAATACCGGATCGTCCTCGACGTCATCGCCGAACACGTCTGCTGGTTCGGCGAGCGCGGGTCGCCGACGGCCGAAGTGCCCCTGACCGTCCTCTGA
- a CDS encoding oxidoreductase codes for MTERPKYPGERITANGNQLVSYHTEARIADAGIFYPITPSTEGGELYQQSFAEGRLNVFGRNTLAVEAEGEHAAQGGAIAYSVCGRRVVNFTSGQGIVYGIEQYYHAPGKASTMVVEVVARALTKHALNVHCGHDDVYGALDVGWIILFAKDAQQAADQALIIRRVTELSLTPGMNVQDGFLTSHLERTFYRHESELIREFLGAPDDIIECPTEAQRTLYGPTRRRVPRMIDLANPVLLGPVQNQEHYMQGVVARRNNFVEPILGFLEEAHADFGRLTGRYYGLVTEYKADDAETVFLSLGSAAENCEAAVDHLRATRGAKVGSIHLNVFRPFPEQALVRALAGKKNVIILERTDEPLAGDNPMGRDTRTALNKALKVNGRPVEAGFPEVAPEDMPRLFNGTYGLGSRDFRPEQIIGAYEYVHEGRARSDGKTADEGESFLVLGVPHPYEVKSDETPSLLPEGAIAVRFHSIGGWGAITTGKNLGAIIGDFNDFLSERSAETDDFGRPKEVIHVSANPKYGSEKKGAPTSYFLVVAPERIRVNCDLRHVDVVLCCDPKAFTHCNPLEGMSEGGALIWESDEEPQDAWERLPLWARSQIIEHKIRIFTLPGFDIARNATNRPDLQLRMQGNAFLGAFFSVSPLLQDFEISREQFEEVVHAQYQKKFGRLGPAVVKSNMEVMTQGFSRVREIPVGEVNAADRSTLRGLPLLPLAATPEAPEANGGGCATCRSHPAPEGQDERTPVTRIASFDGEFRSDYGYDQPASPLAAMGVMAAGSGDTASKYVARRETPLFIAENCTQCMECISVCPDTALPNCSQEIDTILTTAISNYVTDGGERARMLAKVPEIEAQTRERMNAAVTAKEKTPLPEIIRDVTNSVDGFSETAKAEFFDVIEKQPLAYQGVNAIFKSAEKKHPGSGGIFSIFVSDLCKGCAACVTACGDHDALRMVQETEQVNADHETGTAFLDLLPDTSQKFLGLYNNENPTDSKTATLRNLMMVRRNYDALVSGDGACAGCGEKSILRAIAGVTEAYLRPIFHAKADRLIALADRFEQDGPARLAALADRDPEQHRLFVRTVAHIVMGLGGDTDDDTTARLEAHGPIADKDAVGAIAAVMRQEAFNHRDLQALDGRLPNGQSVMAMAAHTGCNTVYGSTPPNNPHPYPWMNSLFQDGSTIGWLIGESFIMDHGRRSVIPERLATWMLERDDDIIDEQRYYDFTHFSDNLMTDEEILEMPRVWIVGGDGGMGDIGYQNVSKMILQNRPNVKAVMLDTQVYSNTGGQNSDSTPMLGGGDMNAFGAASQGKCVEKKTVAETFLAGHGSPFVAQVSIANAPKLFRSILDSLEYRGTAFLQCFTTCQPEHGVGDDMALDQAQRVRDSRGAPEFVFNPRLGETYAEALDLKGNPNAKGDWYKTRFKSTGERYRYTVAHWCATEARFRNHLKKIKEEDAERMIPLENMLLRLTQNDVVYRRHLDPEHRAYVPDFGVYIKTLPAKGDKPVLMKISRQLVLFCVERRKAWRLLQSKAGIENVEYLAQRTLLDDVDSGRLSKEELFDRAEELLEERILGPAASKTA; via the coding sequence ATGACCGAGCGGCCGAAGTATCCCGGCGAACGGATCACCGCAAACGGGAATCAGCTCGTCTCGTACCACACCGAGGCGCGGATTGCCGATGCGGGGATTTTCTATCCGATCACTCCCTCGACGGAGGGTGGCGAGCTGTACCAGCAGTCCTTCGCCGAAGGGCGCCTGAACGTCTTCGGGCGGAACACGCTGGCGGTCGAGGCCGAGGGCGAGCATGCTGCCCAGGGCGGCGCCATCGCCTACTCGGTCTGCGGGCGGCGGGTCGTCAACTTCACGTCGGGCCAGGGGATCGTCTACGGAATCGAGCAGTATTACCACGCGCCCGGCAAGGCGTCGACGATGGTGGTCGAGGTGGTGGCGCGCGCCCTCACGAAGCATGCGCTGAACGTCCACTGCGGGCACGACGACGTCTACGGCGCGCTCGACGTCGGCTGGATCATCCTGTTCGCGAAGGACGCGCAACAGGCCGCCGATCAGGCGCTGATCATCCGGCGCGTCACCGAGTTGAGCCTGACCCCCGGCATGAACGTGCAGGACGGCTTCCTGACGTCGCACCTCGAGCGGACCTTCTACCGGCACGAGTCGGAGCTGATCCGCGAGTTCCTCGGCGCCCCCGACGACATCATCGAGTGCCCGACCGAGGCCCAGCGGACGCTGTACGGCCCGACGCGGCGCCGCGTCCCGCGCATGATCGACCTGGCCAACCCCGTGCTCCTCGGCCCGGTGCAGAACCAGGAGCACTACATGCAGGGCGTCGTGGCGCGCCGCAACAACTTCGTCGAGCCGATTCTCGGCTTCCTCGAGGAGGCGCACGCGGACTTCGGCCGGCTGACCGGCCGTTACTACGGCCTCGTCACCGAGTACAAGGCGGACGACGCCGAGACGGTGTTCCTGTCGCTCGGTTCGGCGGCCGAGAACTGCGAGGCGGCGGTCGATCACCTGCGGGCGACGCGGGGCGCGAAGGTGGGCTCGATCCACCTCAACGTCTTCCGGCCCTTCCCGGAGCAGGCGCTGGTCCGGGCCCTCGCCGGCAAGAAGAACGTCATCATTCTCGAGCGGACCGACGAGCCCCTCGCCGGCGACAACCCGATGGGCCGCGACACCCGCACCGCGCTCAACAAGGCGCTCAAGGTGAACGGCCGCCCGGTCGAGGCCGGCTTCCCGGAGGTTGCGCCCGAGGACATGCCGCGCCTGTTCAACGGCACCTACGGCCTTGGGTCGCGCGACTTCCGTCCCGAGCAGATCATCGGGGCCTACGAGTACGTCCACGAGGGGCGCGCCCGGTCCGACGGCAAGACCGCGGACGAAGGCGAGTCGTTCCTCGTGCTCGGCGTGCCGCACCCCTACGAGGTGAAGTCGGACGAAACGCCGTCGCTCCTGCCGGAAGGGGCCATCGCCGTACGGTTCCACTCCATCGGCGGCTGGGGCGCGATCACGACCGGCAAGAACCTGGGCGCCATCATCGGCGACTTCAACGACTTCCTTTCCGAGCGGAGCGCCGAGACGGACGACTTCGGCCGGCCGAAGGAAGTGATTCACGTCTCCGCCAACCCGAAGTACGGGTCGGAGAAGAAGGGGGCGCCGACCTCCTACTTCCTCGTCGTCGCGCCGGAGCGGATCCGCGTGAACTGCGACCTCCGCCATGTCGACGTCGTGCTCTGCTGCGACCCGAAGGCGTTCACGCATTGCAACCCGCTGGAAGGGATGTCGGAAGGGGGCGCGCTCATCTGGGAGTCGGACGAGGAGCCGCAGGACGCCTGGGAGCGGCTGCCGCTCTGGGCCCGCTCGCAGATCATCGAGCACAAGATCCGGATCTTCACGCTGCCCGGCTTCGATATCGCGCGCAACGCGACCAACCGTCCCGACCTGCAGTTGCGGATGCAGGGCAACGCGTTCCTGGGCGCCTTCTTCTCGGTGTCGCCGCTGCTTCAGGACTTCGAGATCAGTCGGGAGCAGTTCGAGGAAGTGGTCCACGCGCAGTACCAGAAGAAGTTCGGACGCCTGGGGCCGGCCGTCGTCAAGTCGAACATGGAAGTGATGACGCAGGGCTTCAGCCGCGTGCGCGAGATTCCGGTCGGCGAGGTCAACGCAGCCGACCGGTCGACCCTGCGCGGCCTGCCGCTCCTCCCGCTGGCGGCGACGCCGGAGGCACCGGAAGCGAACGGCGGCGGCTGCGCGACCTGCCGCTCGCACCCGGCGCCCGAAGGCCAGGACGAGCGGACGCCGGTGACCCGGATCGCCAGCTTCGATGGCGAGTTCCGCTCGGACTACGGCTACGACCAGCCCGCGTCGCCGCTCGCCGCGATGGGTGTGATGGCGGCCGGCAGCGGCGACACCGCGTCCAAGTACGTTGCCCGGCGCGAGACGCCCCTCTTCATTGCCGAGAACTGCACGCAGTGCATGGAGTGCATCTCGGTCTGTCCGGACACCGCGCTCCCGAACTGCTCGCAGGAGATCGACACGATCCTGACGACGGCGATCTCGAACTACGTCACCGACGGCGGGGAGCGGGCGAGAATGCTCGCCAAGGTGCCGGAGATCGAGGCGCAGACGCGCGAGCGCATGAACGCCGCGGTGACCGCGAAGGAAAAGACGCCGCTGCCGGAGATCATTCGCGACGTCACCAACAGCGTCGACGGCTTCTCGGAGACCGCCAAGGCGGAGTTCTTCGATGTCATCGAGAAGCAGCCGCTGGCGTACCAGGGTGTGAACGCCATCTTCAAGTCGGCCGAGAAGAAGCACCCGGGCAGCGGCGGCATCTTCTCCATCTTCGTCTCGGACCTCTGCAAGGGGTGCGCGGCGTGCGTCACCGCCTGCGGCGACCATGACGCGCTCCGGATGGTTCAGGAGACCGAGCAGGTGAACGCCGATCACGAGACCGGAACGGCGTTTCTCGATCTGCTGCCCGACACGTCGCAGAAGTTCCTCGGCCTCTACAACAACGAAAACCCGACAGACTCGAAGACGGCGACGCTGCGCAACCTGATGATGGTCCGGCGCAACTACGACGCGCTGGTTTCGGGTGACGGCGCCTGCGCCGGCTGCGGCGAGAAGAGCATTCTGCGGGCCATCGCGGGAGTGACCGAGGCGTACCTGCGGCCCATCTTCCACGCGAAGGCGGATCGGCTGATCGCCTTGGCCGACCGGTTCGAGCAGGACGGTCCGGCCCGCCTGGCGGCGCTGGCCGACCGGGATCCGGAGCAGCACCGGCTCTTCGTCCGGACCGTCGCCCACATCGTGATGGGGCTCGGCGGAGACACCGACGACGATACGACGGCGCGGCTGGAGGCGCACGGGCCGATCGCGGACAAGGACGCGGTCGGCGCCATCGCCGCCGTCATGCGGCAGGAGGCGTTCAACCACCGCGACCTCCAGGCGCTCGACGGCCGGCTGCCGAACGGCCAGTCGGTGATGGCGATGGCGGCGCACACCGGCTGCAACACGGTGTACGGCTCGACGCCGCCCAACAACCCGCACCCGTACCCCTGGATGAACTCGTTGTTCCAGGACGGATCGACCATCGGCTGGCTGATCGGCGAGAGCTTCATCATGGACCACGGTCGGCGCTCGGTCATTCCGGAGCGGCTGGCGACCTGGATGCTGGAGCGCGACGACGACATCATCGACGAGCAGCGCTACTACGATTTCACCCACTTCTCCGACAACCTGATGACGGACGAGGAGATCCTCGAGATGCCGCGGGTCTGGATAGTGGGCGGCGATGGCGGAATGGGCGACATCGGCTACCAGAACGTGTCGAAGATGATTCTGCAGAACCGCCCGAACGTGAAGGCGGTGATGCTCGATACGCAGGTCTACTCGAACACCGGCGGCCAGAACTCCGACTCGACGCCGATGCTGGGCGGCGGCGACATGAACGCGTTCGGCGCCGCCAGCCAGGGCAAGTGCGTGGAGAAGAAGACGGTGGCCGAGACGTTCCTCGCCGGCCACGGCTCGCCCTTCGTCGCGCAGGTGTCGATCGCGAACGCGCCGAAGCTGTTCCGGTCGATCCTCGACTCGCTCGAGTACCGCGGGACCGCCTTCCTGCAGTGCTTCACCACCTGCCAGCCTGAACACGGCGTCGGCGACGACATGGCGCTTGACCAGGCCCAGCGGGTCCGCGACTCGCGGGGCGCGCCGGAGTTCGTCTTCAATCCGCGGCTGGGCGAGACCTACGCGGAGGCGCTCGATCTGAAGGGGAATCCCAACGCGAAGGGCGACTGGTACAAGACGCGGTTCAAGTCGACCGGCGAGCGCTACCGCTACACCGTCGCGCACTGGTGCGCCACCGAGGCGCGGTTCCGCAACCACCTGAAGAAGATCAAGGAAGAGGACGCCGAACGGATGATCCCGCTCGAGAACATGCTGTTGCGGCTGACGCAGAACGACGTGGTCTACCGCCGGCACCTCGACCCGGAGCACCGCGCCTACGTGCCGGACTTCGGCGTCTATATCAAGACGCTTCCCGCGAAGGGCGACAAGCCGGTCCTGATGAAGATCTCGCGGCAGTTGGTTCTCTTCTGCGTGGAGCGCCGCAAGGCGTGGCGCCTGCTCCAGAGCAAGGCCGGAATCGAGAACGTCGAGTATCTCGCGCAGCGCACGCTGCTCGACGACGTCGATTCGGGCCGGCTGTCCAAGGAGGAGCTCTTCGACCGCGCCGAGGAGCTTCTCGAGGAACGGATCCTCGGCCCCGCCGCCTCGAAGACGGCGTAG
- a CDS encoding VWA domain-containing protein encodes MRYRYTRYTGDPFGAIDIDELVSKLSRLLLSSGFDSPYGPHDPYGEDRDDRTVQSLHDAILDALLRDGLLSDEAVERLLGDPADADQAEGRSQLEALVEELIRQMAAQGYITLDSDAERTEAPGAGGGLGPDQDPGQARFEVTDKSLDFLGYRALRDLLGSTGRASVGRHDTREMATGVEAGGASKQYEFGDTLNLDASGTILNAVQRTATPAGSAAGASGAGSRSGAPTGAAGDPAIDVRYEDLMVSQGEYQSSCATVLMLDCSHSMILYGEDRFTPAKQVALALSHLIRSQFPGDALNAVLFHDSAEEIPVKQLARVRVGPYYTNTREGLRLARRLLERQRKDMRQIVMITDGKPSALTQENGRIYRNAFGLDPMIIRETFAEVANCRRAGIMINTFMLARDYDLVSFVRRVAAICRGKAYFTTPYTLGRYVLMDYMDRKTKTVH; translated from the coding sequence GTGCGGTACCGGTACACGCGCTACACCGGCGATCCGTTCGGCGCCATCGACATCGACGAGCTGGTGTCGAAACTGTCGAGGCTGCTCCTGTCGAGCGGGTTCGACTCGCCCTACGGCCCGCACGATCCGTACGGCGAGGATCGCGACGACCGAACTGTGCAGTCGCTCCACGACGCCATCCTCGACGCCCTGCTCCGCGACGGGTTGCTCTCGGACGAAGCGGTCGAGCGGCTGCTGGGGGATCCGGCCGACGCCGATCAGGCGGAGGGGCGCTCGCAACTGGAAGCCCTCGTGGAGGAGTTGATCCGCCAGATGGCGGCCCAGGGCTACATCACGCTGGACTCGGACGCCGAGAGGACCGAGGCGCCCGGCGCCGGCGGCGGGCTCGGCCCCGACCAGGACCCGGGGCAGGCGCGCTTCGAGGTAACCGACAAGAGCCTCGACTTTCTCGGCTACCGGGCCCTCCGCGACCTGCTCGGCTCGACCGGCCGGGCCAGCGTCGGCCGGCACGACACCCGCGAGATGGCCACCGGGGTCGAAGCCGGCGGCGCGTCCAAGCAGTACGAGTTCGGAGACACGCTGAACCTCGACGCCAGCGGCACGATACTGAATGCCGTCCAGCGGACCGCGACACCCGCGGGGTCGGCCGCCGGTGCGTCCGGGGCCGGGTCCAGGTCCGGCGCGCCCACGGGCGCGGCCGGCGATCCCGCGATCGACGTGCGCTACGAAGACCTTATGGTCTCGCAGGGCGAGTACCAGAGCTCGTGCGCTACCGTCCTGATGCTCGACTGCAGCCACTCGATGATCCTGTACGGCGAGGACCGCTTCACCCCTGCCAAGCAGGTGGCCCTGGCCCTGTCGCACCTCATCCGGAGCCAGTTCCCGGGCGATGCCCTCAACGCCGTTTTGTTCCACGACTCCGCCGAGGAGATCCCGGTCAAGCAGCTCGCACGCGTCCGGGTCGGGCCCTACTACACCAACACGCGCGAGGGGCTCCGCCTCGCCCGGCGCCTGCTGGAACGGCAGCGGAAGGACATGCGGCAGATCGTGATGATCACCGACGGCAAGCCCTCCGCCCTGACCCAGGAGAATGGCCGCATCTACCGGAACGCCTTCGGTCTCGACCCGATGATCATCCGCGAGACGTTCGCCGAGGTGGCCAACTGCCGGCGCGCCGGCATCATGATCAACACGTTCATGCTGGCCCGCGACTACGACCTGGTCAGTTTCGTCCGGCGCGTCGCCGCCATCTGCCGTGGCAAGGCCTACTTCACGACGCCCTACACCCTGGGCCGCTACGTGCTGATGGACTACATGGACCGGAAGACGAAGACGGTACATTGA
- a CDS encoding 3-hydroxybutyryl-CoA dehydrogenase encodes MTVNTIGIAGCGLMGSGIAQVSAQAGYRTIVREIDDATAEAGRARIDRFLSAGVERGKVTPEQRDATLGNLTVTSRVEDLAGCDLVIEAIVEQIDVKRDLFNALEPLVGPDTVFASNTSSLCITELASATGRPDRFVGIHFFSPVPIMKLVEVIRGIETSDATYEAAMAFGRSVGKDPVTAPDRPGFIANRLLIPYLLDAIRAYESGAGSLEDIDKTMTLGMGHPMGPFTLLDFVGLDTTYYIAGIMYEEFREERFAPPPLLKRMVLAGRHGRKTGRGFYTY; translated from the coding sequence ATGACAGTTAACACGATAGGCATTGCGGGGTGCGGTCTGATGGGCTCGGGGATAGCCCAGGTTTCCGCGCAGGCGGGCTACCGGACCATCGTTCGCGAGATAGACGACGCGACCGCGGAGGCGGGCCGGGCCCGTATCGACCGGTTCCTGTCCGCGGGCGTCGAGCGCGGCAAGGTAACGCCGGAACAGCGCGACGCCACCCTCGGCAACCTGACCGTCACCAGCCGCGTGGAGGATCTGGCGGGCTGCGATCTCGTCATCGAGGCGATCGTCGAACAGATCGACGTCAAGCGCGACCTCTTCAACGCCCTCGAGCCGCTCGTCGGACCGGACACCGTCTTCGCCAGCAACACGTCGTCGCTCTGCATCACCGAGCTCGCCTCGGCGACGGGGCGGCCCGACCGCTTCGTCGGCATTCACTTCTTCAGTCCGGTGCCGATCATGAAGCTGGTGGAAGTCATCCGGGGCATCGAGACCAGCGACGCCACCTACGAGGCGGCGATGGCGTTCGGCCGGAGCGTCGGCAAGGACCCGGTCACCGCGCCGGACCGGCCGGGGTTCATCGCGAACCGCCTGCTGATCCCGTACCTGCTCGACGCGATCCGCGCCTACGAGTCGGGAGCGGGATCGCTCGAAGACATCGACAAGACGATGACGCTGGGAATGGGTCACCCGATGGGGCCGTTCACGCTGCTCGACTTCGTCGGTCTCGACACGACCTACTACATCGCCGGCATCATGTACGAGGAGTTCCGCGAGGAACGGTTCGCGCCGCCGCCGCTGCTCAAACGGATGGTGCTCGCGGGCCGCCACGGGCGCAAGACCGGCCGGGGGTTCTACACCTACTGA
- the folE gene encoding GTP cyclohydrolase I FolE has product MNEERVRAAVEILLAEIGEDSTREGLVRTPQRVADALKFLTSGYDQDVDDVLNDALFTVDCNEMVIVRDIDFYSLCEHHLLPFFGKCHIAYLPRDRVVGLSKIPRLVDVFARRLQIQERMTNQIAHVLLDKLNPLGVGIVVEATHLCVEMRGVQKQRSFALTSAMLGSFRSDARTRMEFLELLKLQGDLHARLDPSAGMHAAAAAPNPGARHE; this is encoded by the coding sequence ATGAACGAAGAACGGGTCCGCGCCGCGGTCGAGATACTCCTAGCCGAGATCGGCGAAGACTCGACGCGCGAGGGACTCGTCCGCACCCCGCAACGGGTGGCCGACGCGTTGAAGTTCCTCACCAGCGGCTACGATCAGGATGTCGACGACGTCCTGAACGACGCCCTCTTCACGGTCGACTGCAACGAGATGGTCATCGTTCGCGACATCGACTTCTACAGCCTGTGCGAGCACCACCTGCTGCCCTTCTTCGGGAAGTGCCATATCGCCTACTTGCCGCGCGACCGCGTGGTGGGCCTGAGCAAGATCCCCCGGCTGGTCGATGTCTTCGCCCGGCGGCTGCAGATTCAGGAACGGATGACGAACCAGATCGCGCACGTGCTGCTCGACAAGCTGAACCCGCTCGGGGTCGGCATCGTGGTGGAAGCGACGCACCTCTGCGTGGAGATGCGGGGCGTGCAGAAACAGCGTTCGTTCGCGCTGACGAGCGCGATGCTGGGATCGTTCCGGAGCGACGCGCGGACGCGCATGGAATTTCTCGAGCTGCTGAAACTGCAGGGAGACCTGCACGCGCGGCTCGATCCGTCGGCCGGCATGCACGCGGCGGCCGCCGCGCCAAACCCGGGAGCCCGACACGAATGA
- the ypdA gene encoding YpdA family putative bacillithiol disulfide reductase, giving the protein MHDLIIIGAGPAGLAAAIAAKEAGLDTRIFEKGVLVNAIFHFPPQMVFFTTPDLLEIGGLPFVTPHGKPTRDETLRYYRRVVDTFDLQVDFGYRVTSVEPGASPDAPFTVRTRSDEHGDQVWQGRTVVIASGCYDHPNQLGIPGEDLPHVSHYYTEPHEFYRRPVVVVGGKNSAAEAALDLYRSGAHVTLVHRRAVLGDSIKYWVKPDIENRISEGSIPARFETRVVEIRPHEVVVQPVNGGPTEVLPAEGVYLLTGYLADLDFLRGAGVEVAANNVPRHDAETYETNVPGLYLAGAVVAGANRGEVFIENGRFHGKVVVDNIARRLRQPAGA; this is encoded by the coding sequence GTGCATGACTTGATCATCATCGGCGCCGGCCCGGCCGGCCTCGCCGCCGCGATCGCGGCAAAGGAGGCGGGTCTCGACACCCGTATCTTCGAGAAGGGCGTACTGGTCAACGCCATCTTCCACTTTCCGCCTCAGATGGTGTTCTTCACGACGCCGGACCTGCTCGAGATCGGCGGCCTGCCCTTCGTGACCCCGCACGGCAAGCCGACCCGCGACGAGACGCTCCGCTACTACCGGCGCGTCGTCGACACGTTCGACCTGCAGGTCGACTTCGGCTACCGCGTGACCTCGGTCGAGCCGGGAGCGTCGCCCGACGCGCCGTTCACCGTGCGCACCCGGAGCGACGAGCATGGCGACCAGGTGTGGCAGGGGCGGACCGTGGTGATCGCGAGCGGCTGCTACGACCACCCGAACCAGCTCGGCATTCCGGGCGAGGACCTGCCCCACGTCTCGCACTACTACACCGAGCCGCACGAGTTCTACCGGCGGCCGGTGGTCGTCGTCGGCGGCAAGAACTCGGCGGCCGAGGCGGCACTGGACCTCTACCGCAGCGGAGCGCACGTGACCCTCGTCCATCGCCGCGCCGTGCTGGGCGATTCCATCAAGTACTGGGTCAAGCCGGACATCGAGAACCGGATCTCCGAAGGGTCCATCCCGGCCCGCTTCGAAACCCGCGTCGTCGAGATCCGCCCGCACGAGGTGGTCGTGCAGCCCGTCAACGGCGGTCCGACGGAGGTCCTCCCGGCCGAGGGCGTCTACCTCCTCACCGGTTACCTGGCAGACCTCGACTTCCTCCGCGGCGCCGGGGTCGAAGTCGCCGCCAACAACGTCCCGCGGCACGACGCCGAGACCTACGAGACCAACGTCCCCGGGCTCTACCTCGCCGGCGCGGTCGTCGCCGGTGCGAACCGCGGGGAAGTGTTCATCGAGAACGGACGCTTCCACGGCAAGGTGGTCGTCGACAACATCGCGCGGCGTCTGCGCCAGCCCGCCGGCGCCTGA